A single genomic interval of Antarcticibacterium arcticum harbors:
- a CDS encoding phytoene/squalene synthase family protein: MKSIFDTVSRTCSKAVTNAYSTSFSMATKMLAPSIRQDIYNIYGFVRLADEIVDSFHNYDKETLLNEFTSELEKAISARISLNPILNAFQETVHKYDLPPSLYQAFLKSMRLDLHKSTYLTQQEYKEYIYGSADVVGLMCLKVFVNGNVQKYEELRESAMRLGSAFQKVNFLRDLKADYEDLSRSYFPDTNLAALDEDSKQLIITEIEEDFHAGYQGILQLPAEAKFGVYTAYIYYSKLLNKLKKVPSLEIKNSRISVPAYQKAGLLAKSYISYRLNIL, encoded by the coding sequence ATGAAATCAATTTTTGACACGGTATCCAGGACGTGCAGCAAGGCGGTAACAAATGCATATAGCACTTCATTTTCCATGGCCACAAAGATGCTTGCACCTTCCATACGCCAGGATATTTATAATATCTATGGTTTTGTGAGACTGGCAGATGAGATAGTGGACTCTTTTCATAATTATGATAAGGAAACCCTTTTAAACGAATTTACTTCAGAGCTGGAGAAAGCTATTAGCGCACGCATAAGTCTCAACCCTATATTGAACGCTTTTCAGGAAACAGTGCATAAATATGACCTACCGCCCTCCCTTTATCAGGCATTTTTGAAAAGCATGAGACTTGACCTTCATAAATCTACCTATCTTACACAACAGGAATACAAAGAATATATTTATGGCAGTGCAGATGTGGTGGGACTAATGTGCCTAAAGGTATTTGTAAATGGGAATGTTCAAAAATATGAAGAACTGCGGGAATCTGCAATGCGCCTGGGATCGGCTTTTCAAAAAGTGAATTTTCTAAGGGACCTAAAGGCAGATTATGAAGATTTAAGCCGAAGTTATTTCCCAGATACCAACCTGGCAGCACTGGATGAAGATAGCAAACAGCTCATTATAACCGAGATCGAAGAAGATTTCCATGCGGGTTACCAGGGGATCTTACAATTACCGGCCGAAGCTAAATTTGGAGTGTATACTGCTTATATTTACTATTCCAAATTACTTAATAAACTTAAAAAGGTACCATCACTTGAAATAAAGAACAGCCGCATAAGTGTTCCTGCATATCAAAAGGCGGGGTTACTTGCAAAATCTTATATATCTTACAGGTTAAATATTTTATAA